TTGAAGACTTTTCTTTTTCATTTTTAATGGCTTCTTCTTCCGTTACAATGAAAGTTTGTTCTGTTGATTTTAAAGCTTTTTCATACCTTTTCGCCTGATCTTTTGTTAAAACTTCTTTCGGGTTTTGAACCATTCCTGTAGCCCCAACAATAAAATCATCTGGCACCGTGATTTCTACATCATAATCTCCAAAAGTAAGGGCAAACTCACCAGAACCTAAGAATTGTTTGTTTTGCCATCCTTCAACATCATTGTAAACCGCCATACGTGGGAAGAATTGTGCGATGGTATAAAGAGCATTTCCGTCTTCTTCGAAATACTCATATCCACTTCTCCCGCCACCTTTCATTCTGTCATTTACATAATAATTCCAGTCAACGGAAAAGCTAATGTTTTCACCTGCTTTTAATGTTTGAGGTAAACGGATTTTCATCATGGTTTTTTGTACCAGATAGTCCATTTTGTCACCATCAGCATTTTTAACTGATTCAATATTGAATCCACCAGGGAAATCGTAAGAATTACCTCCATTGGCAACATATTGCTCTAAATATTTTCCGGGAATAGTATCGTTAAAAAAAGTAGCTGTTCCAACTAATTCACTATCTGATCCTTCAGCTCTCATATTTTGGTCTAATTGCAACCATAAATAGTTTAAAGGATGTGGAGATTGGTTATAGTAAGTGATGGTTTCAGAACCCGTAATCTTGTTGGCCGACTCATCCAATTTCACCTTGATCGTGTAATCGGCTTTTTGTTGCCAATAATTTTCTCCTGGAGCACCTGAGGCAGTTCTGTACGAATTAGGGGTTGGCAACATACTACCCAATTGTTCAAAACGCTCTTTGTATTCTTGCTCTTGTGCCACTGTAAAAAATGGTGCACAAATCAGCATCATGATTAATAATTTCTTCATAATTCTCTAAATGTTAGCTAAAAATATACCCAATACTACTAAAAAATTGCGTGTCATCCATTTTTGCCATTTCAAAATTACACCAAAGGGCGAAAGAATTTTTCAAAGGGGCTTTTTATTAACGCAACTTTTATATATTTGCAACAATGTTGCGTTTAATGAAATTATTACTTTACATTTATTTAGTTGCCTTCTCAACGGTAGGCTTTGCTCAAGAAAACTGTATGGTTTCCTTTTCTGGACAAGTACTATCTGAAGTGGAACATGTTCCTGTGCCTTTTGCCAGTATTTACATCTCTGAACTGAACGAAGGAGTTCAAACCAACGAAGAAGGGTTCTTCACAATTCAGCTTCCGTGTCATGATAAGTACGAGCTTATTATCAGCCAAGTTGAATATCAAAAAGCAAGTACGTATATATCAGTTGAAATTGAAGATTTAAAGCAAACCTTTTATCTAGAATCAAAAAACAATATCCTCTCAGCGGTCAGCGTTCACTCGCATAAAAGAGAAGAAGTACTCTTAAGTAATGTAGAAAGTGTGCTTTCTGCAAGAGAATTAAAGAAATTAAAGGGGAAATCGCTCTCCGAATCAGTAAGTACTTTACCTGGGGTATACAATATTAAAACAGGACCAGGCATAAATAAACCGATGATTCATGGTTTATATGGAAGTAGGATCCAGGTAGTCAATAATGAGGTTTCTCAAATGGGTCAGCAATGGGGGGTAGATCATGCACCAGAAATTGATCCTTTTGTAGCATCTAGAATAACAGTTGTAAAAGGAGCTTCCTCCGTAAAATATGGGCCTAGAGCGATAGGCGGAGCTTTGTTGTTGGAACCGGAGCCACTGGTGCCAGATTCCGTGTTGCATGGAAGTTTAGATTTAGTAGGGTTTACAAACGGAAGAGGAGGCATTGGTTCTGCAATGCTATCGGGAAGTTTTCTATTAAACGAGGAAGAATCCATCAATTGGAGATTACAATCCTCGGCAAAAAAATCAGGAGATCAACATGCGGCCAATTATAATTTAACTAATACGGGTAGCGAGGAATTAAATTTTTCAGCTGCTGCTAATTATATCAAGAATGATTTACAAGCAGACCTCTTTTATAGCAGGTTCTCAACTGAAATAGGGATATTAAGAGGAGCACACATTGGCAATGTTGATAATTTCTTTGAAGCCTTAGATAAACGGCCACCATTCTTTACAGAAGATTTTTCCTATGAAATCAACAATCCTAAGCAAAATGTTGTCCACCAATTATTGAAAGCAAAAATCCATTTAGACCGCTCAGATTATGGAGACTTCGATTTTATTTATGCTTTTCAACAAAATGCCAGACAAGAATTTGATATTCGAAGGGGCGGAAGGAGCGATAAGGCATCTGTTGATCTACAACTAGACAGCCATGTTGCCAAGCTTCTTTTCCATCATGAACCTATTTGGGAAAACTTAAGCGGTGAGATTGGATTAGATTACGAATATCAAAATAATAAAAACGTGCCAGGGACAGGTACGACTCCATTAATTCCTAATTACTCCAGTTTTCAGACTGGAGCGTTTCTCAATGAATCTTGGGCAAAGGAAAATTGGAATATGGAAGCAGGTTTGCGTTTTGATGCCATTGCAATTGATGTGTTAAAATTTAATACCGAAGATGAATTAATCAACCCACAACATAAGTATAATATGTTTTCGGGCATAATTGGAGGAGGTTTTGATATTAATAGAAGCATTAAATATAAATCCAACTTAAGTTGGAGCCAGAGGGCACCAAGCATAAATGAATTGTACAGTCAAGGCTTGCACCATAGCGTGGCAGCAATAGAGGAGGGAGATGATCGACTTTCACCAGAAACTTCTATTAAATGGTTACATAGTGTGCAATTAAGCTTTAATGAAAAACTTAGGCTAAATATAGATGCTTATGCAAGCAGAATACAGAACTATATCTATTTACAACCGGAAGAGCCCAGATTAACAATTAGGGGAGCATTTCCAGTTTATCAATATAAACAGACATTAGCGGATATTTATGGAACCGATATTATAGGTAGCTATGAATTCTTCCACCATTTCACCTTAAATACAAAAGCTTCTATCATCAGGGGAAATGATATTTCAAACGAACTACCACTGATTTTTATGCCTGCAGATCGTTGGGAAAACACCCTAAACTGGAGGTTGAGTAATAAGTTGGGATTTAAAGAAATAGATCTCAGTTTAAGTGGCTTAAAAGTATTTGAGCAGTTTAGGGCACCGGTTACCGAAACAGAGGCTTACGAACAAGCGACTGTTCCTGTACCGGAGGGTTATTTCATTACGAATTTCTCTTTGGATACTACTCGAAAATTAGAGAATGCACAATTAAATATTGGCTTCAGTATTTACAATTTAATGAATACAGATTATACCGATTACCTGAACAGGCTACGGTTTTATGCAGCGGAAACCGGTAGAAATTTTGAATTACGAATCAATTACATCTTTTAACAATAAATTATATCAACAATGAAAACCCAAACACTGAGTATTTTAAGAAGTATGTTACTGCTCGTAGCCGTATTGCTATTTTCACGATGTAACACTGAAGATCCGGAACCAGAAAATGAGGAGGAGTTAATTACGACTTTGGAAATGACCTTCACCCCAGTAGCCGGAGGCAGTGATGTAGTATTTTCAGTTTTTGATGAAGATGGCGATGGCCCAATAGAGCCCGTTTATACCAATGGCACATTAGCTGCAGACACTGACTACAACGTATCTATTGAAGTTAGAAATGATGAAGAAAACGAAGACATCACAGCAGAGATCATAGAAGAGGATGAAGAGCACCAATTCTTCTTCCAAAAAAGTAATGGCTTAAACATTGAGTTTGCATATGATGATGCAGATGGAAATGGAGACCCCATTGGTTTAGCTACTATTTTTTCAACTGGTGAGGCTAGCGATGGTCAACTAGTTGTGATTTTACGACATGAGCCGGACAAATCAGCAGCTGGAGTTACAAATGGTGATCCGAGCAATGCAGGCGGAGAGACAGACATTCAAGCTACTTTTGATGTGGTAATTGAATAGGCGTAACTATATTTTGGTTAGACTAGCAGTGATTCTAAAGGGTTGCTGCTTTTTTTTGACTTTAATTTTTAAATATTACTATTCCGTGTGGTTCTGAAAGTATTTTTGTTCTACTTTTAATGAATCGTAAATTTAAGAACTTGAAAACCTATAAATCTTTTATCAGTGCCTTTTTCTGCTCACTATTATTCACCCTCAGTTTTTCCACACCCGCAGTAAGCCAAAATATATATTCTGGGATCATAAAAGATAAAACTACTGAAGAGCCTCTTCCTTATGTAAATATCGGTATCGTGAAAAAGGGAGTTGGAACTGTTTCTACTTTTGAAGGAAAGTTTAGTCTCGAGCTCAACGAGTCTTATGCTACAGATACGCTACGAATTTCAAGTATAGGTTACGAAGCCAAAAACATTGTGGTAAAGGACTTCAAAAAAATACTGCAAGGCAAGTCGATCCTGTATTTGTCTCCTGAAATCACGGAACTTGACGAGGTCGTTGTGACCAATAGAAGATTGAAAAAGAAGGTCCTGGGAAATAAAACCACTTCAAAAAGTATAGTTGCGGGCTTTAGTTCCAACAAGCTAGGTAACGAGGTCGGAATATTAGTAAAGATAAAGCGAAGTCCTACATTTATTAGAAAGTTTAGCGTATCCATTGCAAATAACAATTTTGATCACCTGAAATTCAGACTTAATATGTACGATTTAGAAGATGGATTACCTGGTAAATCGCTCCTAAAAGAAAACATCATTATTGAAAGCGATGCCCAAGAGGGTGTTTTGGAAATTGACTTGGAAGACTACAATATCATAGCCCGAGACAACTTTGTAATTTCCTTGGAGTGGATAGAGGATCTGGGCGGAAAGGATGGATTGACATTCTCTGCCTCATTCTTTGGCAATGATCTGTTTGTCCGGTCAGTCAGTCAAGACTCCTGGGAAAAGATCGGAATTGTTAGCCCAGGAATGACTGTTACAGTTGAATATTAGATCACAAAGTCACTTTTCCACTGCTATCATACGATACTTTGTTTCAGATTCATGTCCGCTTTCCCGGTCCTTAAAAGTATAGACAAATTTCTGATCTGCTAACCTCCTTAACTTAGCTTGAAAATCAATCGCTTTATTTAGAATGCTAACTTTTTCCCCACTGTCTTGGATGCAGAATATGATCAAGCTTTCTGTTCGGATCTGAGAAACGATTTTCTGAACTAATGCAATCTCTTTTGCCTTGTCCTTCTTAGCAAAATGAAACATGCTGTCGAGTAAAATAATATCATAGTTTTGATACTCATCATAAGAAAAGATATCTCCTACTTTTCCTCTCAAGGGTAGGTTTTTGACTTTGGCAATTTGGTTCATTTGATCAATTCCAACCTTGGAATGATCTATTCCAGTTACATCATAACCCATTCGAGCAATGGCTATTGCATCCCTTCCTTGCCCGCAACCTAAATCCAGTACTTTCCCCTTTTTCGGATAATGAGACAAAAATTCTAGCAGTTCAGGATATGGATCTCCGAACAGGTTTTCAGTTTGATAATATTCATCGTAGGCGACCATAGATTTCATAATTTAAACTTAGCATATGACAGGCTTTATGTCCACCTACCGCCTAAAAAATTATAATGAGTTTTAAGGTGTGACTGTATAGGAACTGCTATCATAAATGTAGTAAAATAATTTCAAATCGTAAGGCACAAAAAAAACCTGCAGCGTCTCCACCACAGGCTTTCCCATCATACTAAAATGTAATTTATTCTTTTACTTCGATAGCCTGATATTCCTTAAAAAGGGAAAGGTCTAATTCGCCAATG
This is a stretch of genomic DNA from Marivirga harenae. It encodes these proteins:
- a CDS encoding class I SAM-dependent methyltransferase, yielding MKSMVAYDEYYQTENLFGDPYPELLEFLSHYPKKGKVLDLGCGQGRDAIAIARMGYDVTGIDHSKVGIDQMNQIAKVKNLPLRGKVGDIFSYDEYQNYDIILLDSMFHFAKKDKAKEIALVQKIVSQIRTESLIIFCIQDSGEKVSILNKAIDFQAKLRRLADQKFVYTFKDRESGHESETKYRMIAVEK
- a CDS encoding carboxypeptidase-like regulatory domain-containing protein, with translation MKTYKSFISAFFCSLLFTLSFSTPAVSQNIYSGIIKDKTTEEPLPYVNIGIVKKGVGTVSTFEGKFSLELNESYATDTLRISSIGYEAKNIVVKDFKKILQGKSILYLSPEITELDEVVVTNRRLKKKVLGNKTTSKSIVAGFSSNKLGNEVGILVKIKRSPTFIRKFSVSIANNNFDHLKFRLNMYDLEDGLPGKSLLKENIIIESDAQEGVLEIDLEDYNIIARDNFVISLEWIEDLGGKDGLTFSASFFGNDLFVRSVSQDSWEKIGIVSPGMTVTVEY
- a CDS encoding TonB-dependent receptor, whose amino-acid sequence is MKLLLYIYLVAFSTVGFAQENCMVSFSGQVLSEVEHVPVPFASIYISELNEGVQTNEEGFFTIQLPCHDKYELIISQVEYQKASTYISVEIEDLKQTFYLESKNNILSAVSVHSHKREEVLLSNVESVLSARELKKLKGKSLSESVSTLPGVYNIKTGPGINKPMIHGLYGSRIQVVNNEVSQMGQQWGVDHAPEIDPFVASRITVVKGASSVKYGPRAIGGALLLEPEPLVPDSVLHGSLDLVGFTNGRGGIGSAMLSGSFLLNEEESINWRLQSSAKKSGDQHAANYNLTNTGSEELNFSAAANYIKNDLQADLFYSRFSTEIGILRGAHIGNVDNFFEALDKRPPFFTEDFSYEINNPKQNVVHQLLKAKIHLDRSDYGDFDFIYAFQQNARQEFDIRRGGRSDKASVDLQLDSHVAKLLFHHEPIWENLSGEIGLDYEYQNNKNVPGTGTTPLIPNYSSFQTGAFLNESWAKENWNMEAGLRFDAIAIDVLKFNTEDELINPQHKYNMFSGIIGGGFDINRSIKYKSNLSWSQRAPSINELYSQGLHHSVAAIEEGDDRLSPETSIKWLHSVQLSFNEKLRLNIDAYASRIQNYIYLQPEEPRLTIRGAFPVYQYKQTLADIYGTDIIGSYEFFHHFTLNTKASIIRGNDISNELPLIFMPADRWENTLNWRLSNKLGFKEIDLSLSGLKVFEQFRAPVTETEAYEQATVPVPEGYFITNFSLDTTRKLENAQLNIGFSIYNLMNTDYTDYLNRLRFYAAETGRNFELRINYIF